The genomic interval GCCGATGAATCGCTCCCGTCACCTCATGACTGCCACCATGCTCACCCTATCGATCACCAGCGCCCACGTTTCCGGACTGGTACTCGCAGCGGACCTCGATCCGGTCGTTACAGAGTCCATGGAGCGGGTCATCGAACAATACATTCGCACGCACCCCGAAGTAATTGAGCAATCCCTGCAAGCGCTGGAGGCCAGACGCGAAGCGGAAGAACGGGCCAAGCAAAAAGTCGCGCTTGCGGCACATCAACAGGAACTCGTCGACGATCCATCCTCGCCCATCAGCGGAAATGCATCCGGCAACATTACGCTCGTGGAGTTCTTCGACTATCGCTGTGGCTACTGCAAGCGGGCGGCCGGCGCCGTGACGCAATTGCAAAAGGACGATGCGCGTGTGCGCGTCGTCTATAAGGATTTTCCCATTCTCGGCGAAGCCTCCGAGCTAGCCGCCAAGGCAGCCCTCGCGTCCAAAGCCCAAGGCAAACACCAAGTGTTCCATGAAGCCTTGCTGGCATCGAAAGGCGAGATGACGAAGGAATCGATCTTGGCGATTGCACGCGACGTCGGCCTTGACACCGCCCGCCTTGAAGCCGATATGCACAACCCCGAATGGCAGAAGGTCATTGATGCCAATCGTGCGTTGGCACGC from Nitrospira sp. carries:
- a CDS encoding DsbA family protein → MNRSRHLMTATMLTLSITSAHVSGLVLAADLDPVVTESMERVIEQYIRTHPEVIEQSLQALEARREAEERAKQKVALAAHQQELVDDPSSPISGNASGNITLVEFFDYRCGYCKRAAGAVTQLQKDDARVRVVYKDFPILGEASELAAKAALASKAQGKHQVFHEALLASKGEMTKESILAIARDVGLDTARLEADMHNPEWQKVIDANRALARTLGISGTPGFIVGTELVPGALDLNGLKELIARAGSRP